From Acidimicrobiia bacterium, the proteins below share one genomic window:
- a CDS encoding LON peptidase substrate-binding domain-containing protein, translating into MSESLPMFPLGSVLFPNAVLPLHVFEPRYRELTERCLAGDREFGVVLIERGHEVGGGDTRFDVGTVARIVQAGQLEDGRWVLVNVGTERLRVLEWLADDPYPLARVARLEDTTTSGSLDLVSDVGALLRRVLAMHVELGDLAAPLDVQLDDDPQLASYQAAALAPVGPLDAQHLLEIDDTGERLQRLQEILTEECAVLELRLSGD; encoded by the coding sequence GTGAGCGAGTCGCTGCCGATGTTCCCGCTCGGTTCGGTGCTGTTTCCGAACGCCGTGCTCCCGCTGCATGTATTCGAGCCGCGCTACCGCGAGCTCACGGAGCGATGCCTGGCCGGTGATCGTGAGTTCGGCGTGGTGCTCATCGAACGCGGTCACGAGGTGGGTGGCGGCGACACGCGCTTCGACGTCGGAACGGTGGCGCGCATCGTGCAGGCCGGACAGCTCGAGGACGGCCGCTGGGTGCTCGTCAACGTAGGGACGGAACGACTGCGGGTGCTTGAATGGCTGGCCGACGATCCCTACCCGCTCGCTCGCGTCGCACGACTCGAAGACACGACGACGTCGGGCTCGCTCGACCTCGTCAGCGATGTCGGCGCGCTCCTCCGTCGAGTGCTCGCGATGCACGTCGAGCTCGGTGACCTCGCTGCGCCACTCGACGTACAGCTCGACGACGACCCGCAGCTTGCGTCGTACCAGGCGGCGGCGCTCGCGCCCGTTGGCCCACTCGATGCGCAGCACCTGCTCGAGATCGATGACACCGGCGAGCGCCTCCAACGGCTCCAGGAGATCCTCACTGAGGAGTGCGCGGTGCTCGAGCTGCGCCTGTCGGGTGACTGA
- a CDS encoding transglutaminase-like domain-containing protein has product MDPTERFTEIVQRADQDVPLDEAALLIAAHDHGVDVEEQLARLDELAAGAPPAADALSTYLFVERGFVGNSVEYSDPRNSLLDEVLDRRLGLPITLSVLMIEVGRRLGLGLVGIGMPGHFLVRAETGTFFDPFHGGERLDEDGCRERFSATQGDAAFLSEYLEPVGSHAILARMLANLVRSYVLLDPVSAVWAVRLRLRVPGVSPSERREAAALLGTLGRFEEAAIELAAIADELDGPAASRVERDAAAYRARAN; this is encoded by the coding sequence ATGGATCCGACCGAGCGGTTCACCGAGATCGTGCAGCGCGCCGATCAAGACGTGCCGCTCGACGAGGCCGCGCTCCTCATCGCCGCGCACGATCACGGCGTCGACGTCGAGGAACAGCTCGCGCGCCTCGACGAGCTCGCGGCCGGCGCTCCACCCGCCGCTGACGCGCTCTCCACGTACTTGTTCGTCGAGCGCGGTTTCGTTGGCAACTCGGTCGAGTACTCGGACCCACGGAATTCGCTCCTCGATGAGGTGCTCGACCGGCGGCTTGGGCTTCCGATCACGCTAAGCGTCCTCATGATCGAAGTCGGCCGGCGACTCGGACTCGGTCTCGTGGGGATCGGCATGCCGGGGCACTTCCTCGTGCGCGCCGAGACCGGCACGTTCTTCGACCCGTTTCACGGTGGCGAGCGCCTGGATGAGGACGGATGCCGTGAGCGGTTCAGCGCGACGCAGGGCGACGCGGCGTTCCTCTCCGAGTATCTCGAGCCGGTGGGCTCGCACGCGATCCTCGCTCGGATGCTCGCCAACCTCGTGCGGTCATACGTGCTGCTCGACCCGGTGAGCGCGGTCTGGGCGGTGAGGCTTCGTTTGCGAGTGCCCGGTGTCTCGCCCAGCGAGCGACGCGAGGCGGCCGCGCTGCTCGGCACGCTGGGTCGATTCGAAGAAGCCGCTATCGAGCTTGCCGCGATCGCCGATGAGCTCGACGGTCCGGCCGCGAGTCGGGTCGAGCGGGACGCGGCGGCATACCGCGCGCGGGCGAACTGA
- a CDS encoding Fur family transcriptional regulator, whose protein sequence is MPPDLREEISTRLRRVHQRLTPKRAAIVDVLAAATRPLALPEILDAGDGLAQSSVYRNLVVLEQAGVVHRIVTNEFARFELAEELTGHHHHLICTSCGAVEDVPASSGLEASLADAVALVESTTGFRTKAHRIDLVGLCRRCV, encoded by the coding sequence GTGCCACCCGATCTGCGCGAGGAGATCTCGACGCGCCTGCGTCGGGTACACCAGCGGCTGACACCCAAGCGCGCTGCGATCGTGGACGTGCTCGCAGCTGCCACTCGGCCGCTCGCGCTCCCCGAGATCCTGGACGCCGGCGACGGGCTCGCGCAGAGCTCGGTGTACCGAAATCTCGTGGTGCTCGAGCAAGCCGGCGTGGTCCACCGAATCGTGACCAACGAGTTCGCTCGGTTCGAGCTCGCAGAGGAGCTCACCGGTCACCACCATCACCTGATCTGCACGAGCTGCGGAGCCGTCGAGGACGTGCCGGCGTCGTCAGGCTTGGAAGCGTCGCTCGCCGACGCGGTGGCGCTCGTCGAGAGCACCACGGGCTTCCGAACGAAGGCGCACCGCATCGACCTCGTCGGCCTCTGCCGACGCTGCGTCTAG
- a CDS encoding TlpA disulfide reductase family protein, which produces MTPATRSLAVFLAAGLALGVWAAPALGAKQEVGPRVKVEGSRLPTPDADTFGTADDPAVGRTPPTLVGEGFNGKSVTVGPSDGPRIVVFLAHWCPHCQDEVPLIVKLAKQGSIEGVEVDTIATGTSEVHPNYPPSKWLKREGWPFKPILADDARSRALEAFGGNSFPYFVFVAADGTVAARYSGEIAAADVKEVVARLVAGRSLFGE; this is translated from the coding sequence ATGACCCCCGCCACCCGATCCCTCGCCGTCTTCCTTGCCGCCGGACTCGCGCTCGGCGTTTGGGCCGCACCGGCGCTCGGCGCCAAGCAGGAGGTGGGCCCCCGCGTGAAGGTGGAGGGCTCTCGCCTTCCTACGCCCGACGCCGACACCTTCGGCACGGCCGACGACCCGGCCGTCGGGCGCACACCGCCGACGCTCGTGGGCGAAGGGTTCAACGGCAAGTCGGTCACGGTCGGCCCGAGCGATGGGCCGAGGATCGTCGTCTTCCTCGCGCACTGGTGTCCGCATTGCCAGGACGAGGTGCCGCTGATCGTGAAGCTGGCCAAGCAGGGGAGCATCGAGGGCGTCGAGGTCGACACCATCGCCACCGGCACCAGCGAGGTCCACCCGAACTACCCGCCGTCGAAGTGGCTCAAGCGCGAGGGCTGGCCGTTCAAGCCGATCCTGGCCGACGATGCGCGGTCGCGTGCACTCGAAGCGTTCGGGGGGAACAGCTTCCCCTACTTCGTGTTCGTCGCAGCCGACGGCACGGTCGCAGCGCGGTATTCCGGTGAGATCGCGGCCGCGGACGTCAAAGAGGTCGTCGCCCGTCTCGTCGCCGGGCGGTCGCTGTTCGGAGAGTAG
- a CDS encoding disulfide bond formation protein B, which produces MVDLDTANSFFTALTLIANAAFVALVGLGVASRAGGQRLSRRVVELVAPGARRLALVVAIVATLGSLFYSEVKDLVPCDLCWYQRICMYPLAAILAVGMLRRDRSALWYAAPFVVLGAPLALYHWLVERVPSLSDSTSCSIVAPCAVPYFEELGYITLAFMDLSAFLLIGALLLIGQRHDPETSP; this is translated from the coding sequence GTGGTCGATCTCGACACCGCGAACTCCTTCTTCACGGCGCTCACGCTCATCGCCAACGCGGCATTCGTCGCGCTCGTGGGTCTCGGAGTCGCTTCACGCGCCGGCGGCCAACGTCTCTCTCGTCGCGTCGTTGAGCTCGTCGCGCCTGGCGCTCGCAGGCTCGCGCTCGTGGTTGCAATCGTCGCAACCCTCGGCAGCCTCTTCTACTCCGAGGTCAAGGACCTCGTGCCGTGCGATCTCTGTTGGTACCAGCGCATCTGCATGTACCCGCTCGCGGCGATCCTCGCGGTGGGCATGCTCCGGCGCGACCGCTCGGCCCTCTGGTACGCGGCGCCGTTCGTGGTCCTGGGCGCGCCGCTCGCGCTCTACCACTGGCTCGTCGAGCGCGTGCCGTCGCTGTCCGATTCCACGTCGTGCTCGATCGTGGCGCCGTGCGCCGTGCCCTACTTCGAGGAACTCGGGTACATCACGCTGGCGTTCATGGATCTGAGTGCCTTCCTGCTCATCGGCGCCCTGCTGCTCATCGGCCAGCGCCACGACCCGGAGACATCGCCATGA
- a CDS encoding copper resistance protein CopC, producing the protein MRLDVSRHGRLMIATNIRPKDIRRVGVVALLGVAFVIIAAGPASAHASLLESNPAPGEVLQTSPKSISLSFSEPVDASFDAIRVYDSDSKRVGAGEVKTRNNLVTLPLDELKNGSYAVTYRVSSSDSHPVTGAFTFQVGNAGNASSPRAQALAERLLGIESGDQAVGALYGFTRWLLFSGLALMIGCAAFGVIVSDRACASRANRRLVWIGWAMTTIATALGFFVYGAYAAGVGLGDMFKSTLINETLDVRYGEMGVARLALLLLAIPIIRALLARDGDEPRPISRPWLGAAALFAVLIAATPGLSGHASSGDLVELAVVTDTVHVLAMGLWVGGLVALAVVVLRRHATVAEMEQPVRRWSRLAFGCVAVLVATGAFQAWRQVGNLTALRSTEYGRMLIIKVLLFAGLLMLATFSREIVRFLYPAREPTGGRVPVVAGGSDDDLEPEPTKEEIAEYEAWESGRLRRSVWGEVGVAVVVLVVTALLVNAPPAKGAAALEAGNAVGITLKSSDVWVDIVVVPGRRGQNAVHVSALTPGGKPKDVEDLTITFALPEDDIAGIEVPLERISAGHYTAAGFSVPIAGKWQITAKAVVSEFTQRTMRTEIEIGDR; encoded by the coding sequence GTGCGGCTCGACGTCTCCCGGCATGGACGGCTGATGATCGCAACCAACATCCGACCCAAGGACATCCGCCGCGTCGGCGTGGTCGCGCTCCTCGGCGTCGCATTCGTGATCATCGCAGCTGGCCCGGCATCTGCGCACGCGTCGCTCTTGGAGTCGAATCCCGCGCCCGGCGAGGTGCTGCAGACCTCGCCGAAGAGCATCTCGCTGAGCTTCTCTGAACCGGTCGACGCGTCGTTCGATGCGATCCGCGTCTACGACTCCGACAGCAAGCGAGTCGGTGCCGGGGAGGTGAAGACCCGGAACAACCTCGTGACGCTCCCGCTGGATGAGCTGAAGAACGGCTCGTACGCCGTCACGTATCGCGTCTCGTCGTCCGACTCCCATCCCGTGACGGGAGCATTCACATTCCAGGTTGGAAACGCCGGCAACGCATCGAGCCCACGCGCGCAGGCGCTGGCCGAGCGCCTGCTTGGCATTGAGAGCGGCGACCAAGCGGTGGGTGCGCTGTACGGATTCACGCGCTGGCTGCTCTTCTCGGGCTTGGCCCTGATGATCGGGTGTGCGGCGTTCGGTGTGATCGTCTCGGATCGGGCCTGTGCGTCGAGAGCCAACCGACGCCTCGTGTGGATCGGCTGGGCCATGACGACGATCGCCACCGCGCTTGGCTTCTTCGTCTACGGCGCGTATGCGGCCGGCGTCGGGCTCGGTGACATGTTCAAGTCGACGTTGATCAACGAGACGCTCGACGTGCGCTACGGCGAGATGGGCGTGGCGCGGCTCGCACTCTTGTTGCTCGCCATCCCGATCATCCGGGCCCTCCTCGCGCGCGACGGAGACGAGCCGCGGCCGATTTCCCGGCCGTGGCTCGGAGCGGCGGCGCTGTTCGCGGTGCTGATCGCCGCGACACCGGGACTGTCCGGCCACGCCAGCAGCGGGGATCTCGTGGAGCTGGCGGTCGTCACCGACACGGTGCACGTGCTCGCCATGGGGTTGTGGGTCGGCGGGCTCGTCGCGCTCGCGGTCGTGGTGCTGCGGCGGCACGCAACCGTCGCCGAGATGGAGCAGCCGGTGCGACGGTGGTCCCGGCTCGCGTTCGGGTGCGTCGCGGTTCTCGTCGCCACCGGCGCGTTCCAGGCGTGGCGCCAAGTGGGAAACCTGACCGCGCTGCGGAGCACCGAGTACGGACGGATGCTGATCATCAAGGTCCTGCTATTCGCCGGGCTCCTGATGCTCGCCACGTTCAGCCGGGAGATCGTGAGGTTCCTGTACCCGGCCCGCGAGCCCACGGGGGGCCGGGTGCCGGTTGTGGCGGGAGGCTCCGACGACGATCTCGAGCCGGAGCCGACCAAGGAAGAGATCGCGGAATACGAGGCGTGGGAGTCTGGCCGGCTCCGTCGATCCGTCTGGGGCGAGGTCGGGGTGGCCGTCGTCGTCCTCGTGGTGACCGCGCTGCTCGTCAACGCGCCGCCCGCGAAGGGCGCGGCTGCCCTCGAGGCCGGCAACGCCGTGGGGATCACGCTGAAGTCGAGTGATGTGTGGGTCGACATCGTGGTCGTCCCCGGTCGGCGCGGACAGAACGCGGTCCACGTCAGCGCGCTGACACCGGGCGGCAAGCCCAAGGATGTGGAGGATCTGACGATCACGTTCGCGCTTCCGGAGGATGACATCGCCGGCATCGAGGTGCCGCTCGAGCGGATCAGCGCCGGTCACTACACGGCAGCAGGCTTCTCGGTCCCGATCGCCGGGAAGTGGCAGATCACGGCCAAGGCGGTCGTCTCAGAGTTCACCCAGCGCACCATGCGTACCGAGATCGAGATCGGCGACAGATAG
- a CDS encoding cation diffusion facilitator family transporter, whose product MTAAHGHSHVRPHAQSADVRRVLWMVLGLNACLLVAEIAGGLAFSSLALLADAAHQASDVAALCIALIAQTMVERPGSRRHTYGLLRAEALAAQLNAVLLIGVAVWVFIEAAHRLDSPDAVEGVGVIALASVALVVNLSCAVVLARLRGQSLNLRGAWLHMAADAAGSGGAVLAGVAVVAFGATRADPIASILIGVLVIVSGWRLLRDTTTVLLEGAPRGLDLNALHEALISAPNVEAIHHLHVWELGTDLPALSVHVVLDGEPSLHDAQARGNALKAMLAERFGIEHATLELECHDCESAVSGLHASPANDG is encoded by the coding sequence GTGACGGCGGCTCACGGTCACTCCCATGTGCGCCCGCACGCGCAGTCCGCGGACGTCCGTCGTGTGCTCTGGATGGTGCTCGGGCTCAACGCGTGTCTGCTCGTTGCAGAAATCGCGGGAGGCCTTGCCTTCTCGTCGCTCGCGCTGCTGGCCGACGCCGCGCACCAGGCTTCCGATGTCGCCGCCCTCTGCATCGCGCTCATCGCGCAGACGATGGTGGAGCGCCCCGGGTCGCGCCGCCACACCTATGGGTTGCTGCGGGCCGAGGCACTCGCGGCGCAGCTGAACGCGGTGCTCTTGATCGGTGTCGCCGTGTGGGTGTTCATCGAAGCTGCTCATCGACTCGACTCGCCTGACGCGGTCGAAGGTGTCGGCGTGATCGCGTTGGCGTCGGTCGCCTTGGTCGTGAACTTGTCGTGTGCCGTCGTGTTGGCCCGTCTCCGCGGCCAGTCGCTCAACCTTCGCGGCGCCTGGCTCCACATGGCTGCCGACGCCGCCGGGTCGGGTGGCGCCGTCCTGGCGGGCGTGGCGGTGGTCGCGTTCGGCGCGACCCGTGCCGACCCCATTGCGTCGATCCTGATCGGTGTGCTCGTGATCGTGAGCGGGTGGCGTCTGCTCAGGGACACCACGACCGTCCTGCTGGAAGGCGCCCCGCGCGGTCTCGACCTCAATGCGCTCCACGAGGCGCTGATCTCCGCACCGAACGTCGAGGCGATTCACCACCTTCACGTGTGGGAGCTCGGTACCGATCTGCCCGCACTCTCGGTCCACGTGGTGCTCGATGGAGAGCCGAGCCTGCACGACGCGCAAGCGAGGGGGAACGCGCTCAAAGCGATGTTGGCGGAGCGATTCGGGATCGAGCACGCAACCCTGGAGCTCGAGTGCCACGACTGCGAATCGGCGGTCAGCGGCCTCCATGCGTCACCCGCGAACGACGGATAG
- a CDS encoding DUF1775 domain-containing protein, whose translation MLTAGGRSRRSIVVSVLALGALLLACAPAAAHVEPDPNRVEPGDAVTVAFLVTHGCDESPTVKLTFKIPKGGTDVAPEDKDGWEAAKQGKTVVFEGGPLDTDTEDSFAIGFTAPNKKTLLVWKVVQKCEDGVIRWIDTSEGAEESPPVVGVGKDAPEEHGEEAEETGH comes from the coding sequence ATGCTGACGGCCGGCGGACGTTCGCGGCGCTCCATCGTCGTATCTGTCCTGGCGCTCGGTGCACTTCTGCTCGCATGCGCGCCCGCGGCTGCGCACGTCGAGCCCGACCCGAACCGCGTCGAGCCGGGCGACGCCGTAACTGTCGCCTTCCTGGTGACACACGGCTGCGACGAGTCGCCGACCGTGAAACTGACGTTCAAGATCCCGAAGGGCGGCACGGACGTCGCGCCGGAGGACAAGGACGGCTGGGAGGCCGCGAAGCAGGGCAAGACCGTCGTCTTCGAGGGCGGGCCACTCGACACCGACACCGAGGACAGCTTCGCCATCGGCTTCACCGCACCCAACAAGAAGACGCTGCTGGTGTGGAAGGTCGTGCAGAAGTGCGAAGACGGCGTGATCCGGTGGATCGACACGTCGGAAGGGGCCGAGGAGTCACCGCCCGTGGTCGGGGTGGGCAAGGACGCACCCGAGGAGCACGGGGAAGAAGCCGAAGAGACCGGTCACTGA